One part of the Vitis riparia cultivar Riparia Gloire de Montpellier isolate 1030 chromosome 6, EGFV_Vit.rip_1.0, whole genome shotgun sequence genome encodes these proteins:
- the LOC117916875 gene encoding probable CCR4-associated factor 1 homolog 11 — MSMKKEVVIRQVWADNLQAEFDLIRQIIPHYPFAAMDTEFPGVIFHPNIDKRLYPRLHPVHNYQLMKVNVEALNIIQLGLVLSDADGNLPDFGSDVCYIWEFNFRDFDVDRDRCNMDSIELLKNQGIDFQKNKEKGIHSCHFAILFLNSGLVCNYSHVTWITFHGAYDFGFLMRILIGRELPSDIGTFMRMVRFYFGWRVYDVKYMARFCDGLYGGLEKVANTLKVERVAGKSHQAGSDSLLTLQTFIKMTNIFFTGKIKQLNMYKGVLHGLEVMY; from the coding sequence ATGTCTATGAAGAAAGAGGTGGTCATTCGGCAGGTCTGGGCCGATAATTTACAAGCAGAGTTTGATCTTATTAGGCAAATCATTCCTCACTATCCTTTTGCTGCAATGGATACCGAGTTTCCTGGAGTGATCTTTCATCCAAATATTGATAAAAGATTATATCCTCGTCTCCATCCTGTTCACAACTATCAACTCATGAAGGTGAATGTTGAAGCTTTGAATATCATTCAACTGGGGCTTGTGCTCTCTGATGCAGATGGGAATTTGCCCGATTTTGGAAGCGATGTATGCTACATCTGGGAATTCAATTTTCGGGATTTTGATGTTGATAGAGACCGTTGCAATATGGATTCTATTGAACTCTTAAAGAATCAAGGAATAGACTTTCAGAAGAACAAGGAAAAGGGGATTCACTCTTGCCATTTTGCTATTCTGTTTTTAAATTCTGGACTAGTGTGCAATTACTCTCATGTAACTTGGATTACTTTCCATGGTGCCTATGATTTTGGTTTCCTGATGCGCATTTTGATTGGGAGAGAATTGCCAAGTGATATTGGCACCTTTATGAGAATGGTGAGATTTTACTTTGGTTGGAGGGTTTACGATGTCAAGTACATGGCAAGATTCTGCGATGGATTATATGGAGGTTTGGAGAAGGTGGCAAATACATTGAAGGTGGAGCGGGTGGCTGGGAAGAGCCATCAAGCCGGATCAGATAGTTTACTTACTCTGCAGACATTCATAAAGAtgacaaacatatttttcacaGGAAAGATAAAGCAATTGAACATGTATAAAGGTGTTTTACATGGTCTAGAGGTGATGTATTGA
- the LOC117916632 gene encoding recQ-mediated genome instability protein 2, whose amino-acid sequence MDYSLAALKVMCGQLRKAKETTSQNAFTLGGVLFQRAWLQGVLVSVSDDAQGRFVLDDGTGVIHLSLSGDFLHRNWKIGMYVMVVGGYFVRSGEPPMIKVHKIVDLSPFPDRESMWYLEVIEAFKLFYQPLYEE is encoded by the exons ATGGATTACAGCCTAGCAGCGCTGAAGGTGATGTGCGGACAGCTGAGAAAGGCCAAAGAAACGACGTCGCAGAACGCCTTCACACTCGGCGGCGTCCTCTTCCAACGCGCCTGGTTACAGGGCGTTTTGGTCTCCGTCTCCGATGACGCTCAAGGCCGTTTCGTTCTCGACGACGGCACCGGCGTCATCCATCTCTCCCTCTCCGGCGATTTCCTTCACCGCAATTGGAAGATTG GCATGTATGTAATGGTGGTGGGAGGATACTTCGTCCGTTCAGGTGAACCACCCATGATTAAG GTACACAAGATTGTTGATCTTTCCCCGTTTCCAGATCGAGAGTCAATGTGGTATCTTGAAGTCATCGAAGCGTTCAAACTCTTCTATCAACCTCTATATGAAGAATGA
- the LOC117916874 gene encoding probable CCR4-associated factor 1 homolog 11, translating into MSMKKEVVIRHVWADNLQAEFDLIRQIIPHYPFAAMDTEFPGVIFHPNVDKRLYPRLHPVHNYQLMKVNVEALNIIQLGLVLSDADGNLPDFGSDVCYIWEFNFRDFDVDRDRCNMDSIELLKNQGIDFQKNKEKGIHSCHFAILFLNSGLVCNYSHVTWITFHGAYDFGFLMRILIGRELPSDIGTFMRMVRFYFGWRVYDVKYMARFCDGLYGGLEKVANTLKVERVAGKSHQAGSDSLLTLQTFIKMTNIFFTGKIKQLNMYKGVLHGLEVMY; encoded by the coding sequence ATGTCTATGAAGAAAGAGGTGGTCATTCGGCATGTCTGGGCAGATAATTTACAAGCAGAGTTTGATCTTATTAGGCAAATCATTCCTCACTATCCTTTTGCTGCAATGGATACCGAGTTTCCTGGAGTGATCTTTCATCCAAATGTTGATAAAAGATTATATCCTCGTCTCCATCCTGTTCACAACTATCAACTCATGAAGGTGAATGTTGAAGCTTTGAATATTATTCAACTGGGGCTTGTGCTCTCTGATGCAGATGGGAATTTACCCGATTTTGGAAGCGATGTATGCTACATCTGGGAATTCAATTTTCGGGATTTTGATGTTGATAGAGACCGTTGCAATATGGATTCTATCGAACTCTTAAAGAATCAAGGAATAGACTTTCAGAAGAACAAGGAAAAGGGGATTCACTCTTGCCATTTTGCTATTCTGTTTTTAAATTCTGGACTAGTGTGCAATTACTCTCATGTAACTTGGATTACTTTCCATGGTGCCTATGATTTTGGTTTCCTGATGCGCATTTTGATTGGGAGAGAATTGCCAAGTGATATTGGCACCTTTATGAGAATGGTGAGATTTTACTTTGGTTGGAGGGTTTACGATGTCAAGTACATGGCAAGATTCTGCGATGGATTATATGGAGGTTTGGAGAAGGTGGCAAATACATTGAAGGTGGAGCGGGTGGCTGGGAAGAGCCATCAAGCCGGATCAGATAGTTTACTTACTCTGCAGACATTCATAAAGAtgacaaacatatttttcacaGGAAAGATAAAGCAATTGAACATGTATAAAGGTGTTTTACATGGTCTAGAGGTGATGTATTGA